In a genomic window of Salmo trutta chromosome 32, fSalTru1.1, whole genome shotgun sequence:
- the LOC115170936 gene encoding synaptogyrin-1 isoform X2, giving the protein MFVCLLFSIVIFGCIANEGYVNRPDEIEEFCIFNRNQNACNYAVGMGTLAFLSCAAFLALDVYFPQISSVKDRKKAVLADIGVSAFWSFVWFVGFCFLANQWQVAKEEDNPLREGADAARAAITFAFFSIFTWAVQAFLGFQKYKLGADSALFSQEYVDPTADPNAAAPMGTDYTGYTTDIDPAASTELAFDGSAGYQGQEY; this is encoded by the exons CTCTTCTCCATCGTGATCTTTGGCTGTATAGCCAACGAGGGCTATGTGAACCGGCCTGACGAGATTGAGGAGTTCTGCATCTTCAACAGGAACCAGAATGCCTGTAACTACGCCGTGGGGATGGGCACCCTAGCTTTCCTAAGTTGTGCTGCCTTCCTGGCCCTGGATGTCTACTTCCCCCAGATCAGCAGCGTCAAGGACCGCAAGAAGGCTGTGCTTGCTGACATCGGAGTGTCTG CATTCTGGTCATTTGTCTGGTTTGTGGGGTTCTGTTTCCTGGCCAACCAGTGGCAGGTTGCCAAGGAGGAGGACAACCCTTTAAGGGAGGGCGCGGACGCAGCCCGAGCCGCCATTACCTTCGCCTTCTTCTCCATCTTCACCtgg GCGGTGCAGGCCTTCCTGGGCTTTCAGAAGTACAAGCTGGGGGCTGACTCGGCCCTCTTCTCCCAGGAGTATGTTGACCCTACCGCCGACCCCAACGCTGCGGCCCCCATGGGCACTGACTACACGGGCTACACCACCGACATTGACCCCGCGGCCAGCACAGAGCTAGCCTTTGATGGCTCCGCTGGCTACCAGGGCCAGGAGTACTGA